The region AAGTGCTTGTTCCCCTGCCGATTTCGTCAAGCAGGATCAGGCTTTTGTCCGAGGCGTTGTTCAATATGTTTGCCGTCTCGTTCATCTCGACGAGAAAAGTACTCTCTCCCCCCGCTAAGTTATCCGACGCTCCCACACGGGTGAAAAGCTTGTCCACGATGCCGATTGTTGCCTCACTCGCCGGAACGAAGCTTCCCATCTGCGCAAGCAGAACGATTATGGCTACCTGTCGCAGATAGGTAGATTTTCCCGCCATGTTGGGTCCCGTTACGATAAGGATCTGTTTTTCCCCGCTGCCTATCTCAAGATCGTTCGGTACGAACGATTCGCCCGGCGGCAGCATGCTTTCCACGACCGGATGTCTCCCGTCTTTTATAATAATAGCGTACGATTCCTCGATCCGGGGCCGCACCCATTTTTCGTTATCGGCAATCAGCGCAAGCATCGCAAGGACGTCTATCCTGGCTATAACATCGGCGTTCCATTGTACCTCGCTCGCCGACTCGAGGGTTTTTTCAAGCACCTCATCGAACAGCTTGAGTTCAAGGGTTTTTATTTTTTCCTCCGCTCCAAGCACTTTTTCTTCATATTCCTTGAGCTCAGGAGTTATATACCTCTCCGAATTCACGAGAGTCTGCTTGCGGATAAAATCTTCCGGTACCTTGTGGACATGGGGTTTGGTGACTTCTAAATAATAACCGAATACTTTATTGTAACCTATTTTGAGAGTCGGGATATTGAGCCGTTTACGCTCTTTCGCCTGCATCGAGGCTATCCAGTCTTTCCCGGAGGACGAGACAGCACGGAGCTCATCCAACTCGGAATTATATCCGTCTCTTATATATCCTCCGTCCGATTTTGAGGCAGGCGGCTCGTCAACCAATGAGACTTCAATAAGATCAGTCAGTTTCGTCATGTCTGTCAGACTCGAGGCTAATGAACGAACCTCATCCCGCTTCATCTCCTTGAGAACACTCTCTATTTGGGGCAGAAGTTCCAAGCTGTTCCTGAGCGCAACGAGGTCGCGCGGAATCGATCTGCCTGATGATAACCGCCCTAACAGACGCTCAACGTCGTTCATCTTGGCGAGCAGGTCTCTGACGGCATCCCTCTGGCGGTTTTCAACGAAGAAAGATTCTATCACTTCCTGCCGCTTTTCTATGTCGGATAACTGAGTCAACGGATTCCTCAGCCAGCGGCGCAATAAGCGGGAACCCATAGCGGTTTTGGCGCGACTTAATACATCGATAAGCGTGCTGCGCTGAACTCCGCTCAGCATCGGTTCGAACAGCTCGAGATTTCTAACCGTTGTCTGATCGAGTCCCATGTAGGAATCTTCTTTGTGAACGGATATGCCGGTAAACTGCCGCAAGTTATCCTTATGGTTCTCCTGAAGATAGTGCAGGAGGGCTCCCGCGCTTTCTACTCCAAGCCGCATATCTTCTATCCCGTAACCTTTGAGGTTTTTGGTCTTAAAATGACCCGTCAGAATCTCATATGCATAATCGTAAGAATAAACCCAGCTATCGATAGTAGTGATCATCACGCCTCTATTCTTGAAGGAGGCAACATCATTCCCGTTCTCGAACGCTTCCCGGATAAGAATCTCTGCCGGTTCCAACGACCGGAGTTTTTCATCGAGTGTTAAAGCGTCAATTTGAGCCGTAAAGAAAGCTCCGGTCGATACGTCTGCCCACGCTAAACCCGCCTCCTCTCCCTCGACGCTGACAGCGACGATATAATTGTTCTTCCCCTCTTCCAAAAGTTTATCCGAGACCGTAGAACCGGGTGTTACTATCTCCACTACCTCCCGCCTGACTATTCCTTTTGCCGTCGCCGGATCCTCC is a window of Candidatus Neomarinimicrobiota bacterium DNA encoding:
- the mutS gene encoding DNA mismatch repair protein MutS produces the protein MRQYMKIKAANPGSILLYRMGDFYETFDEDAKIASKVLGITLTSRANGKASKVALAGFPWHSLDTYLHKFIKSGYKVAICEQMEDPATAKGIVRREVVEIVTPGSTVSDKLLEEGKNNYIVAVSVEGEEAGLAWADVSTGAFFTAQIDALTLDEKLRSLEPAEILIREAFENGNDVASFKNRGVMITTIDSWVYSYDYAYEILTGHFKTKNLKGYGIEDMRLGVESAGALLHYLQENHKDNLRQFTGISVHKEDSYMGLDQTTVRNLELFEPMLSGVQRSTLIDVLSRAKTAMGSRLLRRWLRNPLTQLSDIEKRQEVIESFFVENRQRDAVRDLLAKMNDVERLLGRLSSGRSIPRDLVALRNSLELLPQIESVLKEMKRDEVRSLASSLTDMTKLTDLIEVSLVDEPPASKSDGGYIRDGYNSELDELRAVSSSGKDWIASMQAKERKRLNIPTLKIGYNKVFGYYLEVTKPHVHKVPEDFIRKQTLVNSERYITPELKEYEEKVLGAEEKIKTLELKLFDEVLEKTLESASEVQWNADVIARIDVLAMLALIADNEKWVRPRIEESYAIIIKDGRHPVVESMLPPGESFVPNDLEIGSGEKQILIVTGPNMAGKSTYLRQVAIIVLLAQMGSFVPASEATIGIVDKLFTRVGASDNLAGGESTFLVEMNETANILNNASDKSLILLDEIGRGTSTYDGLSIAWAVTEYIHNNPSVAAKTLFATHYHELAELEEILPRVFNLNVAVKEYGDKIVFLRKIVPGSSDHSYGIQVAQLAGLPSAVIDRAKEVLYALETQYTTLQRRRVKKEGISAYQIGMFDEKEAKFKAELKEVDVNNMTPLEAMAKLDELKKKWGL